ATTGCAGGTTGTTATGTTCTAGAAGGTCTTGTAAATAACGACTCAAATATAAGAGTAGTTAGGGACGGAATAGTGATTCAGGAAGATGAAATTGAAACGCTAAAACGATTCAAAGATGATGTAAAAGAAGTTAAAAAAGGATATGAATGTGGAATACTTTTAAAAAGTTTTAGAGATGTTAAAGAAGGAGATATTTTAGAAGCATACAAATATAAAGAAGTTGCAAGAACACAAGGCTAAAGAAAGAAAAAGAGGATGGTGAGTTTTTATGGATTCATCCAGAAAAAATAGAATGCAAGAAGAAGTAAAAAAAACAGTGAGTGAGATAGTTCAAAAAGAAGCTAAAGATCCAGATATTGGTTTTGTAACAATAACTAATGTAGACCTTTCAGGTGATCTTAGACATGCGAAAGTTTATGTAAGTGTTTATGGTGATGAAGAGCAGCGTCAAAAAACTTTAGATGCTCTTGAAAGGGCAACCGGTTTTGTAAGAAGTGAACTTGGAAACAGAATGAGATTTAAACATGTACCGGAATTAATTTTTAAATTTGATGCTTCTATAGAGCATGGTGATAATATTAATAAAATTTTGCGAGAACTTGATCTGGGAAAAGATGATAGGGAAACCGATGAAGAGGCTGATAAAGATGAGTAAATCAGATGTTATATCGAAATTAAATGAGTTAGAAAAATTTGTGATCACATGTCATGTTAGTGCGGATGGTGATGCTATAGGCTCCGCAAATGGTCTCGGGTTATTATTAGAAAAACTAGGCAAAGAAGTTTTGATAATATATCCTGAAGAAATACCTGAAAAGTATAAATTCTTGCCCAAACCTGAAAATATAGAGATATTTGAAGAAAGCCAAAACAAAACAAAAAAGACCCAGGCACTAATAACTCTGGACTCAAGTGATAGAGATCGCGTTGAATTTGTTGCAGGTCAGGTGGATTATGATGTGTTGATAAATATAGATCATCATCCAACTAATACCATGTTTGGGCAGCTAAACTTGGTTGAACCTGATAAAGCTGCTACCTGTCAAGTTATTTTTGATCTGCTTGAGTCTTCAAAAGATAAATTGGATATAGATTTGGATAAAGATATAGCTACCAGCTTATATGCTGGAATACTCACAGATACTGGTTGCTTTAAGTTTGAAAATGCTGACCAAAAAGCTTTTGAAGCTGCAACCAGGCTCATAAGTTATGGTGTTGAGACACATGTGGTAGCCAGAGAAATATATGAATCCATGTCGGTTAAAACTTTTTATTTCATTAGAGATTTACTTAATACTTTGAAGATAAGCGAAGATAACAAAATTTCCTGGCTTTCCTGCAGTAAAGATTTATTAGATAAATATGAAGCAGGAAGTGATGAACTTGAGGGAGTCATAAATTTTCCTAAAAGTTTAAAGCCTGTTGAATTTGCAGTCCTTTTTAAAGAAACAGAAGAAGGCTACACTAAAGTGGGAATGCGTTCTAACAGATATGATGTTGGGAAAATAGCCAGTGAATATCAAGGTGGAGGTCACAAAAGAGCCGCAGGTTGTCTCTTAAAACTTTCGTTAGGTGAAGCTAGAGATGAAATCATAGATCGCTTGAAAAGAGAACTAAAAGGGGGAAATTAGGAAATTGAAAGGGATATTAAATCTTTTAAAACCCCCGGGGTCAACTTCTCATGACATGGTAGACCAGGTGAGAAAAAAATTACAGATTAAAAAAATTGGACATACAGGGACATTAGACCCAGGAGCCTGTGGGGTTCTTCCCCTTATTATTGGCAAGGCAACAAAAATTAGTGATTATATTATTAGCCAGGATAAAGAATATATTTTCGAATTAACCCTTGGGGTTAGTACCGATACTCTAGATGGTGAGGGAAATATACTAGAAGAAGTACCAGTTACAGAAAAGAATGAAAAACAGCTCCTTGATGGGTACCAAAAATTAATCGGATCAATGAAACAAGTACCTCCAATGTATTCTGCAATCAAAAGAGGTGGCAAAAAACTATATGAACTTGCTAGAAATGGCGAAACCGTAAACCGAGAACCCAGAGATGTAAGTATATATGATCTACAGTTAAAACATACTTATTTACATAAAAATAAGAAAAGGTTTTTATTTAAAGTGAACTGCTCTAAAGGTACATATATTAGAGTTTTGGCTGAGGACTTAGCTAAAATAGCTGGAACTATTGGATATATGTCTTTTCTACTGCGCACAAAGGCAGGCAACTTTACCATAGATAATGCTATAAGATATGAAGAATTTATTGATGCAAGAGATGAAGACTTGTACAATTATATTGTTACTATGGACAAGGCTTTAGTTGAATTTCCAAGGGTTAAATTAAATGAAAAGAAAAGTAGGTTTTTTAGATCAGGAAATGCAGTTGATATAAGTATACCAGATACTATTGAACCTTCTTTATATAGAATTTATGATGAAAATGAAGAATTCCTGGGACTTGGTAGGGAAATCTCACATGGAAAATTAAAACCAGAAAAAGTGCTAGTTTAGTCAGCTAAATTAGAAATAGGTGATATTATGAAAGTGATGAACTATGAAAACTATATTAAAGGAAAATATGAAAAGAAAACTTGGATAGCGCTAGGTAATTTTGATGGAGTTCATGTAGCACATCAACAAATATTGAAAGATGCAGCTGCACATGCTAAAGAATATGGAACTATCCCGACTGTATTATTGTTTGAACCTCATCCCGAAATTTATTTTAAAGATAGAAAAGATTTTTTACTAACAACTTTTGAAGAAAAAATAGAAAAGATAAGACAGTGTGGTATAGAGCTAGCTGTAGTTAAAGATTTTGAAACAGAGTTTGCAAAGAAATCACCTTTGGAGTTTGCTAAATGGATTAAAGAAAGCTTAAATGCAGCTGGAGTATCTATTGGCTATGATTATACTTTTGGTGCTAAAAAACAGGGCAAAGCAGAAGATTTGATGGCTTATGGCAAGTCTTTGAATTTTTGGATATCAACTGTTCCTCCTGTAAAATCAGAAGATCAAATCCCAATTAGCAGCAGCTTATGCCGCGAGCTACTAAAAAACGGTAGACCAGATGAAGCATCTAAGTATTTAAATAGTCCCTATAATATAAGTGGGCCTGTTGTAAAAGGAGACGGCAGGGGCAAGACCCTTGGTTTTCCAACTGCTAATATTGAACCTCCTGCTAATAAACTTTTACCATGTAGGGGAGTATATTTAGTAAAAGTAAGAAAAAATAACGAAAGTCATTGGGGAATATGTAATATAGGTCTAAGGCCTACATTTGACAAAAAGATCGATACGATAGAGATACATCTTTTGGATTTTGATGAAATAATCTATGATTGCAGCCTTACTCTTTACTTTATAGAGTATATTAGACCAGAGAAGTATTTTGAAACCCCTGATGCATTAGCAATACAGATGGAAAAGGACCTAAATGTAGCAAAAGATAAAATATCTAAATCTTTACATTGAAGGTTATCTATGATAAACTTATAACGTCAACCAGGGGCTAGGATCAGCGTTTCTCCGGCGTTGTTCTTGGCTTTTGGCGTTTAAAAAAATAGGAGGTGAAATTTTTGGCTTTACCAACAGAAAAGAAACAAGAAATAATTGAGAAGTACAAGCTGCATGATTCTGATACAGGATCACCAGAAGTACAAATTGCAATCCTAACTGAAAAAATCAACACTCTAAACGAGCATTTGAAGATTCACAAAAAGGATCATCATTCAAGGCGAGGACTACTAAAAATGGTCGGTAAAAGAAGAAAGCTTCTTGACTATCTAAAAAGTTACTCGGTTGACCGTTATGTTGAAATCACCAAAAAACTTGGTTTACGAAAATAATTTAAGTGCAAACTAATTAATAAAAGCGGGGTTTTCCCGCTTTTATTTGAATTTACTATCAAAAAATTGCCCTGGTGCAAAAAGTCTATTTTTTGCATCAGAATCAAAAATTAAGTTACCTAATAAAGGAGGGAAAATAACATATGCCTGAATATAGTATGGAATTGAATGGTAGAAAACTTCTGTTAGAAACAGGAAAGTTTGCCAAACAGGCTAATGGGGCTGTAACTGTTAGATATGGAAATACAGTAGTACTTGTTACTGCTACAGCTTCTGATGAACCACGAGAGGGAATAGATTTTTTCCCATTGACAGTAGATTATGAAGAAAGGCTTTATGCTGTGGGAAAGATTCCGGGAGGATTCATCAAGCGCGAAGGTAGACCTACAGATAAAGCAACTTTGGCAGCAAGATTAACAGATCGTCCTTTAAGGCCTCTTTTTCCAGATGGTTTTAGGAATGCGGTTCATATAGTTGTTACTGTACTTAGCGTAGACCAGGACTGCTCGCCAGAAATTGCTGGTATCATAGGGGCCTCTGCAGCCTTAACGATATCTGACATACCATTTCATGGACCTATTGCTGCAGTAAATGTAGGAAAAGATGAAAATGGACTTGTGATAAACCCACCATATGATGAAGAGGAAGAACATGACCTAGACCTGGTTGTTGCAGGGACTAAAGATGCCATAATGATGGTTGAAGCTGGTGCTAATGAAATCCCGAAGAATGAGATGATAGAAGCTATAATGACAGGCCATGAAGCCATAAAAAAAATAATTGAACTTCAAGTAGAGATGGCTAAAGATAACGCAGTAGAAAAGATGGAAGTTTATTTAGAACAACCAGAGGAAGAGCTGGTTAACAAAATTAACGAGTTTTGTTTGGATAGGATAAAAGAATCCTTAAATATAGTAGACAAAAAAGAAAGAGAAACAGCTGTAGATAAGGTTAAAGACGAAGTAATGGAGCATTTTATAGAAGAAGATTCTCCTTCTGAACATAGCAACAAGGTTAAAATGGCTTTTGAAAAGATTTTAAAGAACGAGATGCGAAGAATGATCATTCAGGAGAACTTGAGAGTAGATGGAAGACGCCAGGATGAGATAAGAGAGATTTCGTGTGAAGTTGACTTATTACCTAACACCCATGGATCAGGACTTTTCACCCGTGGGCAAACCCAGGTACTAGATGTTTGTACACTAGGAGCATTAGGTGATATGCAGATGCTAGATGGGCTTGACTTGGAAGAGTCTAAGAGATATATGCATCACTATAACTTTCCGCCCTTTAGTGTAGGCGAAGCAGGCTTTATGCGCGGCCCTAGTAGAAGAGAAATTGGGCATGGATTTTTGGCTGAGAGAGCTGTGTATCCAATGATCCCATCTCAGGAAAACTTCCCTTATACAATAAGGTTAGTTAGTGAAGTGTTAGAATCTAATGGATCAACATCTATGGGAAGTGTATGTGCAAGCTCATTATCGCTTATGGATGCAGGGGTTCCTATCAAGAGACCTGTATCAGGAATTGCAATGGGTTTAATCAAAGAAGATGATGAGATAGCTATTTTGAGTGATATTCAGGGGATTGAAGACTTTTTAGGAGATATGGACTTTAAGGTTGCTGGTACAGAAGAAGGCATTACCGCTCTTCAGATGGATATCAAGATTGAAGGTATTACCAGAGAAATATTAGAACAGGCGATAAATCGTGGCAGAGAAGGTTATCTTTACATCCTTGAAGAAATGAAAAAGGTTATAGCGGCGCCAAGAGATCAACTATCTCCTCAAGCACCTAGAGTTATAACAAAGCAGATCTCACCTGACAAAATAAGAGACGTAATTGGTCCGGGTGGAAAAATGATTAATAAGATTATAGATGAAACAGGTGTAAAAATCGATATAGAACCTGATGGTAAGGTTTATATCTCGTCTGATGATGCTGAAAGTGCTGAGAAGGCACTTAAAACAATTGATCAGCTAACTAAAGAAGCAAAGCCAGGAGATATCTTCTTAGGCAAGGTTAAAAGAACTGAAAATTACGGAGCCTTCGTAGAAATATTACCAGGTAAAGAAGGGTTAATTCACATTTCAAAACTGGCTGAAGAAAGAGTAAATAAAACTGAAGATATAGTAAAAGTAGGAGATGAAGTTTTGGTCAAAGTGCTTAATATTGATGATAAAGGTAGAATAAATCTTTCTAGAAAAGATGCGATTGAAGAAAAGGATAAAGATATTGACAAAGATAAAAGTAAAGAAAAAGCAAAGTTTAAAAATAAGAGTTAGTAAAAAAACATAAACCCTATGGTTTATGTTTTTTTTTGTCATTTTATTTTTTTCTCATAACTTACTATATATTTAATAATTATACATTAGGGTTTTGTTTTTAATATACAAAAGAAATGAGGTCATAAAAGTTATGAGAAAAAGAAAATTAATAATTGGTTTATTAATTTTAAAGCTGGCCTTGATTTTCTTTTTCATGAATTTTGATAATAGCATTGAAAAAGATGATAATGCAATATCTCCAGGGGTAAAGTTAGAAAACGTCCCTCTCGAAAAAGAACTTGGTGTAAAACCTGATGAAGACGAAACAAAAGAATTTATTAAAAACCATACAAAAGATTTGGAAATAGAACCTGAAAACGCTTATATAGACCCTTCTACAGGAGGGATAGTTCCAGGTACAACAGGTAAAGTGGTTGATACCGAAAAAACTTTAAATAATATTTATAAGGCAAAAAAAGGAGAAAATGTATCCCCCGTTTTTACCACTGTAGAACCTTCTGAAAATACCAATGATTTAACTCCCGCACCTATCTATCAGGGTAATCCCAATATTAAAAAAGTATCTTTTATATGCAACGTTGCCTGGGGTAGTGAACATATCGATGAATTAATTGAAGTTTTGGATAAACATGAAGTGAAAATCTCATTTTTCTTAGAAGGCAGATGGGCCAAAAATAATCCGCAAAAGACTAAATTTATCTTTGATAAAGGGCATGAAATAGGAAATCATGCATATAGCCACTATAATATGAGCACAATCGATAGGAACTTAATAAAAGAGGAGATTAATAAAACCAGTGAAACTATAGAAAGCATTATTGATGAAGAAGTTAAACTTTTTGGACCTCCTGCAGGAGATTTTGATGATAGAGTTCTTGAAGTGGCTGATGATCTTGGTGTATATACTGTAATGTGGAGTCTCGATACGATTGACTGGATGGAGCCTGGAATTGATTATATGACTGACAAGATATTGGATGGTATTCATCCGGGAGCATTTATTTTGATGCACCCTACTGAAGATACAGTTACAGCTTTAGATGAAATTTTGTCAGGCTTAAAAGAAAAGTCATATAAAGTTGTTCCGGTATCAGAACAGTTGGGGGTAGATATATATGAAAATTAGGTTTATTTCAGTTTTACTTTCTAAAAAAAAGTTATTATTACTTCTTGTTTTTATTCTAATTGTTGGTTTAATGGTCAAATTAGATGGTATAGAAAAAATACAGCGTTCTATTTATGGGGTTGAAAGAGGGGTCTATCTTTATGATATAGAATTGGCAGGATTATTTGAAGAAGAAGTTGAAGAATTAGTAAGGGAACTGGCTAAAGAAGTGGATAAACCATACAGAGATGCATATATAGATGATGAAACCGGGGAAATAACCGATGAGACGATCGGAGAAAAGGTATTGATCGGTAAGACAGTAGAAAATATCATGAATGCATCAAAAAACACAGAAGTTAAACTTGAAACAATGCCTCTATATCCTAGACTATCTAGTAATATATTAGAATCAATCGAACATGAAATTTCAGGTTATTCTACAGGAATAGGTCCAGGAGGCGGTGCAGGTAGGGTTACTAATATTGAAGTGGCTACGAACGATGTAAATAATACTGTTATTTGGCCGGGAGAGGTATTTTCATTTAATGGGGAAACTCTACCAAGAACGTGGGAAGAAGGTTATCGCTTCGCTCCGATTATAGTTGGTGATTCTGTGGTAAATGGAATAGGCGGAGGAGTTTGTCAGGTTTCATCTACTTTATATAATGTTGTTCTCGAAGCTGGGCTTGAGGTGGTCGAGAGATATCCTCATGGTGAACCAGTTGATTATGTACCACCTGGAAGAGATGCTACAGTTGCAGGGGATTACTTAGATCTAAAGTTTAGAAATAATACCGAAAACTTTTTACTTATCAAAGGAGAGGCTAGTGGTGGAGTTGTTTCATTTACATTACTTGCAGACGACGAAGAATTATCATCGCTTAATTAGTTATTCCGGTGCAAAAAGTCTATTCACATAATATAACTTTTTGCATCAGAATCAAATACTTAGTTTATTAGGAGGCAATAAAATTGTACTATTCGACCAATCTTGATAACAAAATAGAGGTTATCGCAGAGAAAGTAGAAAATATAAGGTCAATTTCTTTAGGGATATGGCTTAAGAGTGGTAGTAGATTTGAAAATCCTGATTTTAACGGTGTTTCTCATTTTATGGAGCATATGCTTTTTAAAGGAACAAAAAATAGGAGCCCGCAGGATATAGCAAATGAGATTGATGATATTGCGGGTGAGATGAATGCTTTTACAACAAGAGAGTACACCTGTGTGTACTTAAAGGTTATTGATGAGTATTTTGAAAAAGGATTAGAAATTGTTGCAGATGTTTTTTTTAACTCCGTTTTTCCAGAAGAAGAGATAGAAAAAGAAAGACAGGTAATATTAGAAGAAATAAAAATGTATAATGACAGTCCTGAAGATCAAGTATATGATCTAATGTTAGATTCTTGTTATGGAGGTCATCCACTGGCATTTAATGTTCTTGGAGATAAAAATACTATAAATAATATAGACAAAAACTTCTTAGTGGACTATTATATCAATGGCTTCTTGTCCCGTGATATTGTTATTTCTGTAGCAGGTAATATTGAGCCTCAGAAAGCTACTTCTATTATAAAAAAATATTTTGATAAGAAAAGGTTAAATGATGCTCATTTAAATGCTGGGAGTCCTGTATATCAAACTGATGATAAATACAAGTATAAGGATATTGAACAGGCTCACTACTGCCTTGCTCTTCCGGGAATTGCTTATAATGATGAAAAAATTTATCAGCTTAGTTTATTAAACAATATTTTAGGTGGTAGTATGAGCTCTAGACTTTTCCAAAATGTCAGGGAGCTAAAAGGACTTGCTTATTCTGTATATTCTTATCCTCTAGCTTTTCATGATACCGGTATATTAATTGTGTATGCCGGAGTTAGTCCTGAAAATATTGAACAAACTGGTGAAATAATTTGGGACAACCTAGAAGGTTTAGCAGGGCGAAGAGAAAATATGAATATTACTAGTAGAGAGCTTGAGAGAGCAAAAGCCCAGGTGAAGGGAAGTATTATTTTCAGTTTAGAGAGTACTAATTCTAGGATGATGAGACTTGGTTATTCAAAATTATTGAAGGGAAAAGTTTTTACGCCTGATGAAATTATTGAAAAAATTGATAAAATAAAACTTTCTGATCTAGAAAAATTAGCAGACCAATTATTTGTGCCAGGTAAATTATCGACTGCTTTAATTGGTCCGGTAAATAATGCTTACAATCCTGTAAAATAAACAAAATACTAGAGGTGATAAATAATGGAGAAGTACAAGATGTTTATTTATAAAGAGGAGAGCGCAAATGATCTGCCACTTCCTCATTATAAAACTGATGGTGCTGCAGGAATGGATTTATATGCAGCTGTTGAAAAAGAGGGGTTGACTTTGAAACCTGGAGAGAGAATTTTAGTTCCAACGGGCATAAAAATACAATTAGAATCGGAACTAGAAGCCCAAATTAGGCCAAGAAGCGGGTTGGCAGTTAATTACGGGATCACTCTTCTAAATAGCCCTGGTACGATAGATTCTGATTATAGAGGTGAAATAAAAGTCATTGTTATAAATCATGGTAGTGAAGAATTTAAAATTGAAAGAGGTATGAGAATTGCCCAACTGATTGTAAGTAAGGTTATTAAGCCTAATATCGAAATAGTAGAAGACGAAAAAGAATTAGAAAAAAGTGTTAGAGGAAAAGGTGGCTTTGGACATACTGGAGAAAAAAATTGATTCTACTGCAAAAAGTCTATTCACATAAGTAAATTGCTTTTAATTGAAACATCTAAGATTCGTCAGCAGTCGAAATAAGGTTCCCTAATCAAAGAACTCGTCCTGAGTTCGATTAGCTAATGACATCCTGTCATTAGACCTTATTTCTCCTGCTTTCTCATCAAGATGTATATTGCAATTAATAGCAAAACTTTGTTCATATGACTTTTTGCAGTAGAATAAAAATTGAATTATGGCAGAAAAATCAATTATTAAATAAGAGTTAATTAACTCTTATTTTTTTGGTTTATTTTGCATAAATTTTTATAGGATAGACAAAGGAGGGTATTATATGAAATTTGATAATTTAAGTAAAAAAGAGATTATAAATTATAAAGATGGTTTAAAGCTTGGCCATCTTGGTGAAGCAGAGCTATTAATAGATCATAACACAGGTAAAATTAAAGCTCTGATTCTGCCAGAAAAAAAATTATCCATAAACAAAAAAAATAATCATGAAATTCCTTGGGATTCAGTAGTAAAGGTTGGTGTTGATATGGTTATAGTGGATTTAAATAGCTAAGTTATAAAGCATAAATAAATTCTAAAGGGGAAAAATAGATATAGGTATTTTTAGAAAAATATCTCTATCAAATCATTGCTGTAAAAGGAGGTAGTAGTATGAACAGAACGGTTGTAGGAATATTTGCATCAAATGAAGAAGCTAAATCGGCTGTTAATAGTTTAAGGGAAAATGGTTTTGGTGATAATGAAATTTCACTTATAGCCAGAGATAATAGACAACAAGAGGGAGACCAAACAACTGATGCTGGTGCTAGTTATGATAATCAAAATTTAGGTGATGGCACAGCTACAGGAGGAGTGCTTGGAGGTCTTGCAGGTCTTCTTGCTGGAGTAGGAGCTCTAGTTATTCCTGGAATTGGTCCTATTATTGCTGCAGGTCCAATTGCTGGAGTTCTAACAGGCGCTGTCGCCGGTGGTATAGCTGGTGGTTTGATCGATTATGGAATTCCTGAAGAACAGGGCCAAATGTATGAATCAAGAGTTCGTGAAGGAGATGTTCTTCTTTTAATTGAAACAAGTGAGCAAAAAGCTGATGATGCTGAAAGAGTACTAAGACAAGAAAATGCAGATGAAGTAGAGTCTTATAACCAAGACTAACTTCTAAAAAATTCATTTGAATTCAGCTGCCCTTTATGATGGGGCAGCTTTTTTTATGGCTAAATACATTTATTAATCGCACGAACTATTTAATAATCTCATAACATGTAATGTGAAAGAGATGATGTCTGTTAAAGGGAGGCAACATAAATGGAGTTAAAAGATTATACAATTGCTCAGATAGGTGGTGACGAAAGAGAAGTATTTTTGATCAATGATTTAGCGTCTAGGGGAGCAAATATATTGGCGGTGGGCTATGAAAAAGCTCGCCATAATATTGATGCAAAAGCTATTTATTCCCTAAAAGATTTAAATGAAAAAGTTAATGCTATTATATTGCCTTTCCCGGGGATTGATACCGATTGGAATGTAAAGGCCAAATTTACGAATAGAAAAATCAACTTAAAGGATGAATTGAACAATTTGGAAGAGATACCCCTTACAATAGTTGGTCATGCAAGTCAAGAACTTAAAACTTATTATGAAGAAAAAAATGCATTATTAATTGAAATGGGTGAAAATGATGAGATAGCGATTCTTAATTCTATCCCCACCGCTGAAGGAGCTATCTCCTTAGCGATAGATAATACATCTTTTACTTTGGATGACAGTCCTATGCTTGTTTTGGGATTTGGTAGATGTGGGATAACTCTTGTTAATAAACTAAAATCTCTAAATGCTGATGTAATGGTTGTAGCAAGGCGACCGGCTGATCTTGCAAGGGCAAAAGAGATGGGAACAAAAGCAATGACTTTTGATCAGTATAGAAAAAACGAATTGGATGAATATCGCTTGATATTTAATACAGTTCCAGAATTAGTAATAGATGAAAATATAGTTAACAGATTGCATCAAGATACAGTAATTATTGATATAGCCTCAGGTAAGGGTGGGGTAGATTTTGAAGCTTGTAATAGAAAACAAATAAACGCAATTTTAGCTAAAGGAATACCCGGGAAATATGCTCCAAAAAGTGCTGCAAATATCCTTGCACAGGTTTATCCTAAAATTTTAAAAAATTATCTGGGGAGGTGAAAATAGTGGAACTTCAAAATATAAAAATAACGTTTTGTCTTACCGGCTCTCACTGTACTCTAGATGAGATTTTGCCAGAATTAGAGAAAATAATTCAAGAAGGTGCTGAAGTTCAACCAGTAATATCTGAATCAGTTGATACCACAGATACTCGTTTTGGAGAAGCAGTTGAATGGAAACATAAACTTGTAAAAATGACAGGTAAAAAGCTTGCCAACTCAATAGTTTCTGCAGAGCCAATCGGACCAAGAGAATTAGCAGATGTTTTGGTAATTGCTCCTTGTACCGGAAATACTCTTGCTAAGCTTGCAAATGGAATCACAGATACACCTGTGACTATGGCAGCCAAAGCACAGTTGAGAAATCAAAAGCCGGTGATTATTGCTTTAGCTACAAACGATGCCCTTGGGTTAAATGGAAAGAATTTAGGCATTTTGGTTAATGCTAAGAATGTTTTTTTTGTACCATTTAGCCAAGATGAACCTTTTAGAAAACCTAACTCAGTAGTTTCAAATATGAAACTAATAATACCTACAATACTTCACGCTTTAGAAGGAAAACAGCTGCAGCCTGTTCTATTGTCTCCTGAGGAGGAGTAAACGATGGAAATAATAGTTCAAAAATTTGGTGGGTCATCGGTTGAAAATAAATCTATGAGACAGCAAGTTATTAATCATATAATAAATGCAAAAAAACAAGATAAAATTCCAGTAGTGGTTGTAAGCGCCATGGGGAGGCAAAATGAACCTTATTCAACAGATAAGTTGATTGAACTCATAAAAGGTGAAAATGAAAATGTATCAAAAAGAGAACTAGATCAAATTATGAGCTGTGGAGAGGTTATTTCTAGTGCAGTTCTGGCTGCAGGTCTACAAAAGTCAGGGTATAAAGCTGTATCACTCACAGGATATCAGGCTGGAATAAAAACAGATGGAAATTATGGGGAAGCCTTAATAAAAGATATAGATTCTGATTCGATCAAAAAATATTTGAAAGAAAATGAAGTTGTAGTAATCGCAGGGTTTCAAGGTGTTTCACCAGAAGGAGAAGTTAATACACTTGGGAGAGGAGGAAGCGATACAACTGCTGCAGCGCTTGGAGTTCATCTAGATGCAGAAATGGTTGAAGTCTATACTGATGTTGACGGGTTAATGACTGCTGATCCAAAACTTGTGCCAAAGGCAAAGCCAATAGATAAAATAACTTTTTATGAAATTTTTCAAATGGCGAAAAATGGCGCCAAAATTGTTCATCCTGCTGCAATTGAATTTGCCATGAAGTATGAAATGCCTATTGTAATTAAAAATACAAGCTCAAAAGAAAGTGGGACCAGAGTAGTAAGTTCTATGGAGAGAATTAATGAAAATAGTGAAGATAAAGTAACTGGCATTATTCATACACCTGGTCTTGTAAAAGTTAAAGTCGCTTTAGATGAATCAAATTCCCAAAATGATAAAGTGAAATTATTTGAAATAATCTCAGAAACAGCGGTGCAGCTTGAAATGTTTAATATATTTGAATATGAAATAATTTTTGCTTTAAAAGAAAAATATCTCCAAGAATTGTTAAGTGAATTGCAATCTAGGGGACTTGGTAAAATAAATCATAGGAAAGGCTTAGCAAA
The Natranaerofaba carboxydovora genome window above contains:
- a CDS encoding aspartate kinase; amino-acid sequence: MEIIVQKFGGSSVENKSMRQQVINHIINAKKQDKIPVVVVSAMGRQNEPYSTDKLIELIKGENENVSKRELDQIMSCGEVISSAVLAAGLQKSGYKAVSLTGYQAGIKTDGNYGEALIKDIDSDSIKKYLKENEVVVIAGFQGVSPEGEVNTLGRGGSDTTAAALGVHLDAEMVEVYTDVDGLMTADPKLVPKAKPIDKITFYEIFQMAKNGAKIVHPAAIEFAMKYEMPIVIKNTSSKESGTRVVSSMERINENSEDKVTGIIHTPGLVKVKVALDESNSQNDKVKLFEIISETAVQLEMFNIFEYEIIFALKEKYLQELLSELQSRGLGKINHRKGLAKITLLHAGLEEAASLSAKVLKILNEEKITVFQTSDSDISISVLTSEEVLNKAVNILHEKFL